In a single window of the Elaeis guineensis isolate ETL-2024a chromosome 4, EG11, whole genome shotgun sequence genome:
- the LOC105043348 gene encoding barley B recombinant-like protein D isoform X2, whose product MMPQHQLKENHTIKIMTIMAERDNAIQERNIALAEKKAALAERDMAILQRDAAISERNNAIMERDNAIAALQYARENGLNGNGASACPPGCTARGTKHIHHHQQQHLQHIHLSPPQLSDAPYNHTREMHITEAFPISTASEGVAKGRKAKRPRKENKVQNSPSKKSSKSPRKSRKGGGEDLNRQVTIAKPASEWRNEVRGGDDLNKQVALTKHQEWKGQDLGLNQVTFDEATMSTPVCSCTGKYQQCYKWGSGGWQSACCTTTLSMYPLPVMPNKRHARVGGRKMSGGAFRKLLSRLAAEGHDLSQPVDLKEHWAKHGTNRYITIK is encoded by the coding sequence ATGATGCCTCAACATCAGCTAAAGGAGAACCATACTATAAAGATCATGACCATCATGGCTGAGCGTGACAATGCTATTCAAGAACGCAATATAGCTCTTGCCGAGAAGAAAGCTGCTTTGGCTGAACGAGACATGGCGATCCTCCAACGTGATGCTGCAATTTCGGAGCGGAATAATGCCATCATGGAACGAGACAATGCTATTGCAGCTCTTCAGTATGCTCGTGAGAATGGCTTGAATGGTAATGGTGCATCTGCATGCCCTCCCGGGTGCACAGCTCGTGGGACAAAACACATTCATCACCACCAGCAGCAACACCTTCAGCATATTCACCTCTCACCACCACAACTATCAGATGCTCCCTACAACCACACAAGAGAGATGCATATAACTGAGGCATTTCCAATCTCAACAGCTTCAGAGGGTGTTGCGAAGGGCAGAAAGGCTAAACGGCCAAGGAAGGAGAACAAAGTCCAAAATTCTCCATCCAAGAAGTCTTCAAAGTCCCCGAGGAAGAGCAGAAAAGGTGGAGGTGAAGACTTGAACAGGCAGGTCACTATTGCAAAGCCGGCCAGTGAGTGGAGGAATGAGGTCAGAGGTGGGGATGATCTCAACAAGCAGGTAGCTCTGACAAAGCATCAGGAGTGGAAGGGTCAGGATCTGGGTCTGAACCAGGTCACCTTTGACGAAGCAACGATGTCCACACCTGTCTGCTCATGCACAGGAAAATACCAGCAGTGTTACAAGTGGGGGAGTGGAGGGTGGCAGTCGGCTTGCTGCACCACCACGCTGTCCATGTACCCGCTGCCGGTGATGCCAAACAAGAGGCATGCTCGTGTGGGAGGGCGCAAGATGAGTGGTGGTGCATTCAGAAAGCTCCTCAGCCGACTCGCAGCAGAGGGCCATGATCTGTCACAGCCGGTGGACCTTAAGGAGCACTGGGCTAAGCATGGAACAAATCGTTATATCACAATCAAGTGA
- the LOC105043348 gene encoding barley B recombinant-like protein D isoform X1, which yields MDDSGQRENGRHKTDQYKQVHTQWMMPQHQLKENHTIKIMTIMAERDNAIQERNIALAEKKAALAERDMAILQRDAAISERNNAIMERDNAIAALQYARENGLNGNGASACPPGCTARGTKHIHHHQQQHLQHIHLSPPQLSDAPYNHTREMHITEAFPISTASEGVAKGRKAKRPRKENKVQNSPSKKSSKSPRKSRKGGGEDLNRQVTIAKPASEWRNEVRGGDDLNKQVALTKHQEWKGQDLGLNQVTFDEATMSTPVCSCTGKYQQCYKWGSGGWQSACCTTTLSMYPLPVMPNKRHARVGGRKMSGGAFRKLLSRLAAEGHDLSQPVDLKEHWAKHGTNRYITIK from the exons ATGGATGACAGTGGGCAGAGGGAGAACGGGAGGCACAAGACAGATCAATATAAACAAGTGCACACACAG TGGATGATGCCTCAACATCAGCTAAAGGAGAACCATACTATAAAGATCATGACCATCATGGCTGAGCGTGACAATGCTATTCAAGAACGCAATATAGCTCTTGCCGAGAAGAAAGCTGCTTTGGCTGAACGAGACATGGCGATCCTCCAACGTGATGCTGCAATTTCGGAGCGGAATAATGCCATCATGGAACGAGACAATGCTATTGCAGCTCTTCAGTATGCTCGTGAGAATGGCTTGAATGGTAATGGTGCATCTGCATGCCCTCCCGGGTGCACAGCTCGTGGGACAAAACACATTCATCACCACCAGCAGCAACACCTTCAGCATATTCACCTCTCACCACCACAACTATCAGATGCTCCCTACAACCACACAAGAGAGATGCATATAACTGAGGCATTTCCAATCTCAACAGCTTCAGAGGGTGTTGCGAAGGGCAGAAAGGCTAAACGGCCAAGGAAGGAGAACAAAGTCCAAAATTCTCCATCCAAGAAGTCTTCAAAGTCCCCGAGGAAGAGCAGAAAAGGTGGAGGTGAAGACTTGAACAGGCAGGTCACTATTGCAAAGCCGGCCAGTGAGTGGAGGAATGAGGTCAGAGGTGGGGATGATCTCAACAAGCAGGTAGCTCTGACAAAGCATCAGGAGTGGAAGGGTCAGGATCTGGGTCTGAACCAGGTCACCTTTGACGAAGCAACGATGTCCACACCTGTCTGCTCATGCACAGGAAAATACCAGCAGTGTTACAAGTGGGGGAGTGGAGGGTGGCAGTCGGCTTGCTGCACCACCACGCTGTCCATGTACCCGCTGCCGGTGATGCCAAACAAGAGGCATGCTCGTGTGGGAGGGCGCAAGATGAGTGGTGGTGCATTCAGAAAGCTCCTCAGCCGACTCGCAGCAGAGGGCCATGATCTGTCACAGCCGGTGGACCTTAAGGAGCACTGGGCTAAGCATGGAACAAATCGTTATATCACAATCAAGTGA
- the LOC105043350 gene encoding ribosome production factor 2 homolog, with protein MLKIKTPKTHRAKRALEKRAPKLVENGKKTLILHGTKTSNLLNSVLTQIYHLKRDSAVKYTKKNENIRPFESGGETSLEFFSLKTDCSLFVFGSHSKKRPNNLVLGRMYDHHVYDLVEVGVENFRPIESFEYDKKITPQIGSKPFFAFIGEGFESVEELKHLKEVLLDLFRGEVVENLNLAGIDRVFVCTAISSTTVFFAHCALRLKRSGTSIPRMELVEVGPSMDLVVRRHRLPNDSLKKEAMKTASDQPQKRIKNVSSDIVQGKIGKIYIPDQQVGNMPLSNDIKGLKRERREAKKNKVNEEDQSKKRKMERQ; from the exons ATGCTGAAAATAAAGACTCCAAAGACACATCGTGCTAAGCGGGCACTTGAAAAGCGTGCCCCTAAACTC GTTGAGAATGGCAAGAAAACACTCATTCTTCATGGTACCAAGACCAGCAACTTACTGAACTCTGTGTTAACTCAGATTTATCATTTGAAACGGGATAGTGCTGTAAAGTACACCAAGAAAAATGAGAACATCAGACCTTTTGAAAGTGGTGGGGAAACATCTTTGGAGTTTttctccctcaaaactgactgCAGTCTCTTTGTG TTTGGTTCTCATTCAAAGAAAAGACCCAACAATCTAGTTCTTGGACGTATGTATGATCATCAtgtttatgatctagttgaagtGGGAGTCGAGAACTTCAGACCCATTGAGTCTTTTGAGTATGACAAGAAAATAACACCACAGATTGGGTCAAAACCTTTCTTTGCTTTTATAGGAGAAGGCTTTGAGAGTGTTGAAGAGTTAAAACACCTAAAGGAAGTATTGCTTGATCTTTTCAGAGGAGAG GTTGTGGAAAATTTGAACCTTGCTGGTATAGACCGCGTATTTGTATGCACAGCCATCTCGTCGACTACAGTCTTCTTTGCACATTGTGCTCTCCGTCTAAAAAGGTCAGGCACGTCTATTCCTAGAATGGAATTGGTAGAAGTTGGGCCATCCATGGACTTGGTAGTTCGGCGTCACCGTCTTCCCAATGACAGCTTAAAGAAAGAAGCAATGAAAACTGCTTCTGATCAGCCTCAGAAGAGG ATCAAAAATGTGAGCAGTGACATTGTGCAAGGAAAGATAGGGAAAATCTACATTCCGGACCAACAG GTTGGGAATATGCCTTTATCTAATGACATAAAGGGACTGAAGAGGGAGCGCCGTGAAGCCAAGAAAAACAAGGTTAATGAAGAGGATCaatcaaagaaaagaaagatggagCGTCAATAA